The following are from one region of the Gambusia affinis linkage group LG02, SWU_Gaff_1.0, whole genome shotgun sequence genome:
- the LOC122844529 gene encoding uncharacterized protein LOC122844529, which produces MRGARGGKGKSAPSDKEADTGQEQCGAAGEEVDEGREPTISDLVGILQAHIGQQKAREVQWEKEMARQDHRFKVFQQQFSLFQEEFQAQSSAGLRPFVQDHAPSSPGLRDDDDDDDCSSPAPAPSSGKPGDSVATLLFKEPKLQKLSEEDDIEHFLITFERIACVCRWPKKDWAFQLIPLLTGKARSAYVHMDMDESMDYNNVKAAILQKYEINSETYRQRFRSLYVEPNESPKELYVRLKELYGKWVQPRELQVWIKERNPKDAAEAVSLADAFVAARRKTQSWAFRAEKREFIPGLGHTNQTGNVSKQSGKEKCFFPNQTKSLKKPICYLCGQEGHTKPMCPQNPAKLSQMCFVPRENHVLNRQNQPLMQTIVEIDGQKVKALIDTGSTQSLVHRRYVPPHSICTSETIPICCVHGDEKQYPTADIYMRVQGHVYLLNVGVMDKLSFPVVLGNDLPVLTDLINASKMCNFVLTRSQAKTSGEDEPSLRALPFYGAEIEEGQTKERKSRAQRKREKFKHTTASPVLPEPEVQLDFEIPDNISELQHQGRSLADLIKRVEEGGTAEEFHMQNGILYRRHGEVQQLVLPRKARKPVLTLGHSIPWAGHLGKHKTIARIQRCFYWPGLQKDVANFCRSCPWCQKTSNRFAVRAPLQPLPIINTPFERLGMDVVGPVEKSKSKMDHKALKWLERMKDSNSRITRWYLAMQPFQFDVHHIPGKLNTTADYLSRWPMDLPEEGECVEVPPQITQC; this is translated from the exons ATGAGAGGAGCCAGAGGTGGTAAAGGCAAGTCAGCTCCATCAGACAAGGAAGCGGACACAGGACAGGAGCAGTGTGGTGCAGCTGGTGAAGAGGTTGACGAGGGGAGAGAGCCGACCATATCTGACTTGGTTGGGATCCTGCAGGCCCACATTGGACAACAGAAAGCTAGAGAGGTACAATGGGAGAAGGAGATGGCACGTCAAGATCATCGGTTTAAGGTTTTCCAAcaacagttcagtttgtttcaagAGGAGTTTCAGGCCCAGTCGTCTGCAGGCCTGAGGCCGTTTGTGCAAGACCACGCCCCCTCTTCTCCAGGCTTgagggatgatgatgatgatgatgattgctCATCACCAGCACCTGCACCGTCTTCTGGCAAGCCAGGTGACTCCGTTGCTACACTTTTGTTTAAAgaaccaaaactgcaaaagcTAAGTGAGGAGGATGATATTGAACATTTCCTTATAACTTTTGAAAGGATAGCTTGTGTGTGCAGATGGCCAAAAAAGGACTGGGCATTTCAATTGATTCCATTATTGACTGGTAAAGCCAGGAGTGCATATGTACACATGGATATGGATGAATCAATGGACTATAATAATGTTAAAGCTgctattttacagaaatatgaaattaaCAGCGAGACTTACCGACAGAGGTTCCGCTCTCTTTATGTGGAGCCAAATGAGTCCCCCAAGGAGCTATATGTGAGACTTAAAGAACTGTATGGAAAATGGGTTCAGCCCCGAG AACTCCAAGTTTGGATTAAGGAACGAAACCCAAAAGATGCAGCAGAAGCAGTTTCCTTGGCAGATGCTTTTGTGGCAGCCCGTAGGAAGACTCAATCGTGGGCTTTTAGAGCTGAAAAAAGAGAGTTTATTCCGGGTTTGGGTCACACCAATCAAACTGGAAATGTGAGTAAGCagtctggaaaagaaaaatgttttttccccaatcaaacaaaatctttgaaaaagcCCATCTGCTATTTATGTGGGCAGGAGGGCCATACAAAGCCCATGTGTCCTCAAAATCCTGCAAAACTTTCTCAGATGTGTTTTGTACCCAGAGAAAATCATGTATTGAACAGACAAAACCAGCCACTGATGCAGACTATTGTGGAGATAGATGGGCAGAAGGTCAAAGCTCTGATTGACACAGGAAGCACCCAGTCATTGGTACATCGCAGGTATGTCCCACCACATAGTATTTGCACCTCTGAAACAATACCCATCTGCTGTGTTCATGGGGATGAAAAACAATATCCAACAGCAGACATTTATATGAGAGTGCAAGGACATGTTTACCTATTAAATGTGGGTGTTATGGATAAATTATCTTTTCCTGTTGTCTTGGGGAATGATCTTCCAGTTCTCACTGACCTAATAAATGCTtctaaaatgtgcaattttgTGCTCACACGGTCCCAGGCAAAGACCTCTGGGGAAGATGAACCCAGCCTAAGGGCCTTGCCATTTTATGGGGCTGAGATTGAAGAGGGTCAAACTAAAGAACGGAAGTCTCGTGCACAGCGCAAGCGGGAAAAATTCAAACATACCACAGCCTCTCCTGTGTTACCTGAACCTGAGGTACAGCTAGACTTTGAAATCCCTGATAATATTAGTGAGCTGCAGCACCAGGGTAGAAGTCTGGCTGACCTTATTAAGAGAGTGGAAGAGGGTGGAACTGCAGAGGAATTTCACATGCAAAATGGCATCCTCTATAGGAGACATGGGGAAGTACAGCAGCTTGTGTTACCTAGAAAAGCCAGAAAACCAGTATTAACTTTGGGCCATTCAATTCCCTGGGCTGGCCACCTggggaaacataaaacaatagcCCGAATCCAACGGTGTTTTTACTGGCCTGGATTACAAAAGGATGTTGCCAATTTTTGCAGGAGTTGTCCTTGGTGtcaaaaaacatccaacagatTTGCAGTGAGAGCACCTCTTCAGCCTCTTCCTATTATAAATACACCATTTGAACGTTTGGGCATGGATGTTGTAGGTCCAGTGGAGAAGAGCAAATCAAAAATGGACCACAAGGCTCTGAAATGgcttgaaagaatgaaagactCAAACAGCAGGATAACCCGCTGGTATCTGGCGATGCAACCATTTCAGTTTGACGTCCATCACATCCCTGGGAAGCTGAACACTACTGCCGACTACCTGTCACGCTGGCCCATGGACCTTCCAGAAGAGGGGGAGTGTGTGGAGGTTCCTCCACAAATAACCcagtgttag